From Levilactobacillus zymae, a single genomic window includes:
- a CDS encoding matrixin family metalloprotease, which yields MKLTCCLTASLLLLWTTPLTVTAAGVIPTPHWGSWETRTITYHYAGSSPYYRKVWQNAARQWNQTGTVRLKRVKTARQAHVVVRINTRQTGYTGLTHSRYHAQRPMHKIVGAKASLNHKVLAKHRYTQKQRTNVAAHEFGHVLGLSHSKCKKSVMHATNRHAVVNRQDRLAIKRAYRKRK from the coding sequence ATGAAATTGACTTGTTGCTTAACCGCCAGTCTGTTGTTACTATGGACCACGCCTCTCACGGTCACGGCCGCTGGGGTCATTCCGACGCCACACTGGGGCAGTTGGGAGACCAGGACGATTACCTACCATTATGCCGGTTCGTCGCCATACTACCGCAAGGTCTGGCAAAATGCGGCCCGGCAGTGGAATCAGACGGGAACCGTGCGGCTTAAGCGGGTGAAGACGGCGCGGCAGGCCCACGTGGTGGTACGGATCAACACGAGACAAACCGGGTACACGGGGTTGACCCATTCGCGCTACCACGCTCAAAGGCCCATGCACAAGATTGTGGGCGCCAAGGCCAGTCTGAACCATAAGGTTTTAGCGAAGCATCGGTATACGCAAAAACAGCGGACTAACGTGGCGGCACATGAGTTTGGCCATGTTTTGGGATTAAGCCATTCTAAATGTAAGAAGAGTGTCATGCACGCGACTAACCGGCACGCCGTGGTTAATCGGCAGGATCGGTTGGCCATCAAACGGGCGTACCGGAAGCGTAAATAG
- the istB gene encoding IS21-like element helper ATPase IstB has protein sequence MNSKFQELMTNLDTLGLAKMHAYLPNFLDQINEQELSFTEAMLKLTDVELEWQEQRQVQRIVERARFPQNKSLRTFDFSFQPSINQQKIKSFSDLAFLEKQENLVFIGSPGVGKTHLAIGIGMAACQQGKRTLFINCHDLLLRLHTAYEKGALDRCINRYARYDLLIIDEIGYLPVEHDEANLLFQLINARYERHSTIITSNSELSTWVEIFKNPTVTAAILDRLVHHSHIIKITGKSYRLKATN, from the coding sequence ATGAATAGTAAATTCCAGGAATTAATGACCAACTTAGATACTTTGGGTTTAGCCAAGATGCATGCGTACTTACCAAACTTTCTTGATCAAATCAACGAGCAAGAACTCTCATTTACAGAGGCTATGCTTAAGCTCACTGACGTGGAGCTTGAATGGCAAGAACAACGTCAAGTTCAACGAATAGTTGAACGAGCAAGGTTCCCCCAGAATAAATCTTTGAGAACTTTTGACTTCTCATTTCAGCCCAGTATTAATCAGCAGAAAATAAAGAGTTTTAGCGACTTAGCGTTCTTGGAGAAACAAGAAAACTTAGTCTTTATCGGTAGTCCGGGCGTCGGTAAGACGCATCTAGCCATTGGAATAGGCATGGCGGCCTGTCAGCAAGGAAAACGAACCCTATTTATCAACTGTCATGACCTCTTACTAAGGCTGCATACGGCTTACGAGAAGGGCGCCCTAGACCGTTGTATTAACCGTTATGCACGATATGACTTATTGATTATCGACGAGATCGGCTATTTACCAGTAGAACATGACGAAGCCAACCTTCTTTTTCAGTTAATTAATGCGCGATATGAACGACACTCAACGATAATTACTAGCAATAGCGAGCTTTCAACATGGGTCGAGATTTTCAAGAATCCAACAGTCACCGCTGCCATTCTAGACCGCTTAGTTCATCATTCCCATATCATCAAGATAACTGGAAAATCATACCGCCTAAAAGCAACAAACTAA
- the istA gene encoding IS21 family transposase: MRYDIREGVQTYVKNNLKPNYAALARQYGVDYRTAKRAFQEAQAPIALKKTTKRPSKLDAYRDIIEDKIELNCSAMAIFKFIQKKGFTGQYTIVRNYCAGLKKEKVHKATIRVEHTPGLSAQVDWKEEMTLYSRDGKPHHFNVFLYVLPFSKLKFITLVFDRSQDTLFSCLDDAFEATGGVPHEIWFDNMKQVVDHSKSNFGRAVFNERFKQFCQDAGYKPIACRPLRPQTKGVVEALARTIERLRPYNYEFDDGVDLIHIVDELCDDLNHEVSQSTNQVPLDKFEYEEKEYLHELPANLLDSFFEEDITRVVSKESMVNFRKCKYSVDPRYIGRTVNIELSDNARQLQIYYNGEPIRSHDITTQALNYHEDDRVQILKSDLLKGRNDQEIKAFIAEHLSQYDEV, from the coding sequence GTGAGATACGATATTCGAGAAGGAGTGCAGACTTACGTGAAAAATAATTTAAAGCCTAACTACGCTGCCCTAGCCCGACAATACGGGGTTGATTACCGCACCGCCAAACGAGCATTTCAAGAGGCCCAAGCCCCAATAGCGTTGAAGAAAACGACTAAGCGTCCCAGTAAGCTTGACGCTTACCGAGACATTATTGAAGATAAGATTGAGCTTAACTGTTCAGCGATGGCTATCTTCAAATTCATTCAGAAGAAGGGATTTACTGGCCAATACACGATTGTCCGTAACTACTGCGCCGGTCTCAAAAAAGAAAAAGTTCATAAAGCTACAATACGTGTTGAACACACGCCTGGACTATCAGCTCAAGTGGATTGGAAGGAAGAAATGACGCTATATTCACGCGATGGGAAGCCACATCACTTCAATGTCTTCCTGTATGTTTTACCATTTTCAAAGTTGAAATTCATTACGTTAGTCTTCGATCGGAGTCAGGATACCCTGTTCAGTTGCTTAGATGATGCCTTCGAAGCAACTGGTGGCGTTCCTCATGAAATCTGGTTCGATAACATGAAGCAAGTCGTTGATCACTCAAAGTCTAATTTTGGAAGGGCCGTGTTCAACGAACGATTTAAACAATTCTGTCAAGATGCCGGTTATAAACCAATTGCTTGTCGGCCGTTAAGGCCACAAACAAAAGGAGTCGTGGAAGCCTTGGCACGAACCATCGAACGTCTCCGGCCATATAATTATGAGTTCGATGATGGCGTAGATTTGATTCATATCGTCGATGAACTCTGCGATGATTTAAATCACGAAGTGTCACAATCAACGAACCAAGTTCCTTTAGATAAATTTGAGTACGAAGAAAAAGAGTACCTCCACGAACTACCGGCTAACCTGCTAGATTCCTTCTTCGAAGAAGACATTACCCGTGTCGTATCGAAGGAATCGATGGTTAACTTCCGTAAGTGCAAGTACTCTGTAGATCCGCGTTACATAGGTCGGACAGTCAACATTGAACTATCTGATAATGCACGCCAACTTCAAATCTATTATAACGGAGAACCAATCCGTTCGCACGACATTACGACTCAAGCCTTAAATTATCATGAGGATGACCGCGTTCAAATCCTAAAATCCGACCTCCTTAAAGGTCGGAATGATCAAGAAATTAAGGCATTTATCGCAGAACATCTATCTCAATATGACGAAGTGTGA
- the guaA gene encoding glutamine-hydrolyzing GMP synthase, translated as MANVDLSKFDKIIVLDFGSQYNQLITRRIRDLGVYSELKAHTMSAAEIKAWGPKGIIFSGGPNSVYDDDALEVDPEIFNLGIPILGICYGMQLMAHNLPGGKVESADNREYGRADIQVLSDEARLFKDTPKTQTVWMSHGDLVTQVPDGFDRVATSENCPISAMQNVDRQFYGIQFHAEVRNTEYGNQILKHFAFDVCGAQANWSMNDFIDLQIEQIRKTVGNKRVLLGLSGGVDSSVVGVLLHKAIGNQLTSIFVDHGLLRKGEAKQVMDSLEGKFGLNIVKVDAQDRFLKKLAGVTEPEKKRKIIGNEFIQVFNDEAQKLDGIDFLAQGTLYTDVIESGTDTAQTIKSHHNVGGLPEDMHFQLIEPLRSLFKDEARDLGEKLGMPSDLVWRQPFPGPGLGIRVLGEITPEKLQIVRDSDLILREEIKKAGLDRDIWQYFTVLPNIKSVGVMGDGRTYDYAVGIRAVTSIDGMTADFAHIPWDVLQEISVRIVNEVKHVNRILYDVTSKPPSTIEWE; from the coding sequence TTGGCAAACGTTGATCTGTCTAAATTTGACAAAATCATCGTCTTAGACTTCGGGAGTCAGTACAATCAACTGATTACCCGCCGGATCCGGGACTTAGGCGTTTACTCCGAGCTCAAAGCGCACACCATGAGTGCCGCGGAGATCAAAGCTTGGGGACCTAAGGGGATCATCTTTTCCGGAGGACCAAATAGTGTCTACGATGACGACGCTTTAGAGGTTGATCCAGAAATCTTTAACCTGGGGATTCCGATTCTGGGAATCTGCTACGGGATGCAGCTGATGGCCCACAACTTACCAGGAGGCAAGGTCGAATCCGCCGATAACCGTGAATACGGTCGTGCAGACATCCAAGTGTTGTCTGACGAGGCTCGGTTATTCAAGGATACGCCGAAGACCCAAACGGTTTGGATGAGCCACGGGGACTTAGTCACTCAGGTGCCGGACGGGTTCGACCGCGTGGCCACGAGTGAAAACTGCCCGATTTCGGCCATGCAAAACGTGGACCGTCAATTCTACGGGATTCAGTTCCACGCGGAAGTGCGCAACACGGAATATGGGAACCAGATTCTGAAGCACTTTGCGTTCGATGTTTGTGGCGCGCAAGCTAACTGGTCGATGAACGACTTCATCGACTTACAGATCGAACAGATCCGTAAGACCGTCGGCAACAAGCGCGTCCTGCTGGGCTTATCCGGTGGGGTGGACTCTTCCGTGGTCGGCGTGCTGCTGCACAAGGCCATTGGCAACCAGCTGACCAGTATTTTCGTCGATCACGGCTTGCTCCGTAAAGGGGAAGCCAAACAGGTGATGGACAGTCTGGAAGGTAAGTTTGGGTTGAACATCGTCAAGGTGGACGCCCAAGACCGCTTCTTGAAGAAGTTGGCTGGCGTGACGGAACCGGAAAAGAAACGGAAGATCATCGGTAACGAATTCATTCAGGTCTTTAACGACGAAGCCCAAAAGCTCGACGGCATCGACTTCCTGGCCCAAGGCACGTTGTATACCGACGTGATCGAAAGTGGGACGGATACGGCGCAGACCATTAAGTCCCACCATAACGTGGGTGGGTTGCCGGAAGACATGCACTTCCAGCTGATCGAACCACTGCGGTCGCTGTTCAAGGATGAAGCCCGTGATTTGGGTGAGAAGTTGGGAATGCCGAGCGACTTAGTCTGGCGGCAACCGTTCCCTGGCCCTGGTTTGGGGATTCGGGTGTTGGGTGAAATTACCCCTGAAAAGCTCCAAATTGTGCGGGACAGTGATTTAATCTTACGCGAAGAAATTAAAAAGGCCGGCTTGGACCGCGATATTTGGCAATACTTCACCGTGCTGCCGAACATCAAGTCCGTCGGTGTGATGGGTGACGGCCGGACCTACGACTATGCTGTCGGTATCCGGGCCGTGACGTCGATCGATGGGATGACGGCGGACTTTGCCCACATTCCGTGGGATGTCTTGCAAGAGATTTCCGTCCGGATCGTTAACGAAGTCAAGCACGTGAACCGGATCCTGTACGATGTCACGAGTAAGCCGCCTTCGACCATTGAATGGGAATAA
- the coaA gene encoding type I pantothenate kinase has translation MSDPINYNAFTRAQWKAFANAATLPLTQESLRQIKAFNDRISLQDVQDVYIPLVHLLRLQYDHYQLLQKDKAAFLQQPPRRVPFIIGIAGSVAVGKSTAARLLEVLLNYYLKDQRIQLITTDGFLYSNQELKRRNLMARKGFPESYDMSALIQFLNAVKGGQGLIKAPVYSHKVYDIVPDQFEYIVHPDILIVEGINTLQLPTNEQIYVSDFTDFSIYVDADPSLIETWFLERFELLLETAFQDPTNYYYPYAIGDHDEAIAKSRQVWHDIDLKNLEEYILPTRNRADMIIHKTFHHRIDRLLLRKY, from the coding sequence ATGAGCGATCCGATTAACTACAATGCATTTACTAGGGCACAATGGAAGGCGTTTGCTAACGCCGCTACGTTACCGTTAACGCAGGAAAGCTTACGGCAAATCAAGGCGTTTAACGACCGCATTTCTCTGCAGGACGTCCAGGATGTTTACATCCCGCTGGTTCACCTACTGCGGCTGCAGTACGATCACTACCAGCTGTTACAAAAGGACAAGGCGGCCTTCTTGCAGCAGCCGCCACGGCGAGTCCCGTTCATTATCGGCATTGCCGGGAGTGTGGCGGTCGGAAAGAGTACCGCCGCCCGGTTGCTCGAAGTTTTACTGAATTACTATTTAAAGGATCAGCGAATTCAGTTGATTACCACCGACGGCTTTTTGTATAGCAATCAGGAGTTAAAACGCCGTAACCTGATGGCGCGCAAGGGGTTCCCGGAGAGTTATGACATGTCCGCGCTGATTCAGTTTTTAAACGCAGTCAAGGGTGGGCAGGGGTTAATTAAGGCTCCGGTCTATTCGCATAAGGTCTACGACATCGTTCCCGACCAGTTCGAGTATATCGTGCATCCCGATATCCTAATTGTGGAGGGGATTAACACCTTACAGCTGCCCACTAACGAACAAATCTATGTGAGTGACTTTACGGACTTTTCCATCTACGTCGACGCGGATCCGTCATTGATTGAGACCTGGTTTTTGGAACGGTTCGAGTTGTTACTGGAAACGGCCTTTCAGGATCCCACCAACTATTACTATCCGTACGCCATCGGGGATCATGATGAGGCCATTGCGAAGAGCCGCCAGGTCTGGCACGACATTGACTTGAAGAACCTGGAAGAGTACATCTTACCCACGCGTAACCGCGCGGATATGATTATTCACAAGACCTTTCATCACCGAATTGATCGGCTGCTATTACGGAAATATTAA
- the helD gene encoding RNA polymerase recycling motor HelD: MADSIKAQEQKHLDMVVAKIKVAQAAAKKRIDVAESDEAGIRKNFVNDLRLKTDSYEGIMETALSVRQQQQMLAERQNSWQHATTELSTLKRLEKRAYFARIDFQESPTAKPETIYIGLGSFSDTPDHFLIYDWRAPISSIYYDGELGAVSYQTPDGPQTVDVQLKRQFQIEDGSIITLYDTDQTVTDQMLLSALSEHFDTHMKSIVTTIQKEQNQIIRDTKSDLLFVQGAAGSGKTAAILQRVAFLLYRYRGKLNAGQVILFSPNQLFNDYIDQVLPELGEHNMVQMTYYQYAGRRLPKIKIETLAQRFAETNTPVQKRINALKGSLAFFNAVTGYADHLEQRDMVFRNIVFQGKVFIPKEKIQEIYYSFNRNYHLGNRLQATKEALIRILNRRISSEMKSKWVEETIQDLSKEQLDSLYGDHPREFDSADKEFQFLARRVVMSSLEPVRKAIVRARFLSINNQYVHLLRQMPERIDLAHYQLTLKDWQTSVDATVAALRDHKMQLLDTTPYLYLYDKMAGKAGERDMRYVFLDEIQDYNAFQLAFLKATFPRARFTMLGDLNQAIFTKENSHTLLHELSTMFDPDKTRVVQLTRSYRSTQQVTDFTKHILKNGEAVTSFAREGELPTITVAPTETAALNRVKAELQRNAADHETTAIIGKDLADCRHLTEALKADGVAVTLIQSENQRLAPGVIVVPSFLAKGLEFDAVIVWEASQSRYSADDERQLLYTICSRAMHRLSLVAIEQLSPLLSDVPQAEFTVVPAAERV, translated from the coding sequence TTGGCAGACTCAATTAAGGCCCAAGAGCAAAAACATTTGGATATGGTCGTTGCCAAGATCAAGGTGGCCCAAGCGGCGGCGAAGAAACGGATTGACGTGGCCGAAAGCGATGAAGCTGGGATTCGCAAGAACTTTGTTAACGACTTACGGCTCAAGACGGACAGCTATGAAGGCATCATGGAAACGGCGTTGTCCGTGCGCCAACAGCAACAGATGCTGGCCGAACGCCAGAATAGTTGGCAACACGCCACCACGGAGTTAAGTACGTTAAAACGGTTAGAAAAACGGGCTTATTTTGCCCGGATCGATTTTCAGGAAAGCCCCACGGCTAAGCCGGAGACCATTTATATCGGTCTCGGATCGTTTTCCGACACGCCCGATCATTTTCTGATTTATGACTGGCGGGCTCCCATCTCGAGTATTTACTATGACGGGGAACTCGGTGCGGTTAGCTACCAGACGCCGGACGGCCCCCAGACCGTCGATGTTCAATTAAAACGCCAATTTCAGATTGAAGACGGCAGCATCATCACCCTCTACGATACCGACCAGACCGTGACCGACCAGATGCTTTTATCGGCGTTAAGTGAGCATTTTGACACGCATATGAAGAGTATCGTGACCACGATTCAAAAGGAACAAAACCAAATCATTCGGGACACCAAGTCCGACCTGCTTTTCGTGCAGGGAGCGGCGGGGTCCGGGAAGACGGCGGCCATTTTACAACGGGTGGCCTTCCTGCTGTACCGCTACCGTGGCAAGTTAAATGCCGGGCAGGTCATCTTATTTTCGCCTAACCAACTCTTTAACGATTACATCGACCAAGTGTTACCGGAACTGGGCGAGCACAACATGGTTCAGATGACTTACTACCAGTACGCGGGACGCCGGTTGCCGAAGATTAAGATCGAAACCCTAGCGCAGCGTTTCGCCGAAACCAACACGCCGGTGCAAAAGCGCATCAACGCCTTAAAAGGCAGTCTCGCCTTCTTCAACGCGGTAACCGGCTACGCCGATCACCTGGAACAGCGCGACATGGTTTTTCGCAATATCGTATTCCAGGGGAAGGTCTTTATCCCTAAGGAAAAGATCCAAGAAATCTACTACAGCTTTAATCGCAACTACCACCTGGGCAATCGGCTGCAGGCGACCAAGGAGGCCTTGATTCGCATTCTAAATCGGCGCATCTCCAGTGAAATGAAGAGTAAGTGGGTTGAAGAGACCATTCAAGACCTAAGTAAGGAACAGTTGGATAGCCTCTACGGCGACCATCCCCGTGAATTCGATTCCGCCGATAAGGAGTTTCAATTCTTGGCACGCCGGGTGGTAATGAGTTCGTTAGAACCCGTTCGTAAGGCGATCGTCCGGGCCCGGTTTTTGAGTATCAACAATCAATACGTTCACTTGTTGCGGCAGATGCCGGAACGGATTGATTTGGCCCATTATCAATTGACGTTAAAGGATTGGCAGACCAGCGTGGATGCCACGGTGGCGGCTTTACGCGACCACAAGATGCAGCTGCTCGACACCACGCCCTACCTGTACCTGTACGACAAGATGGCCGGTAAGGCGGGAGAACGCGATATGCGTTACGTCTTTCTGGACGAGATTCAAGACTACAACGCCTTTCAGTTAGCCTTCTTGAAGGCGACCTTCCCGCGGGCACGCTTTACCATGCTGGGGGACCTGAACCAGGCCATCTTCACCAAGGAAAACAGTCACACGTTGCTTCATGAGCTGAGCACCATGTTCGATCCGGATAAAACCCGGGTGGTTCAATTAACGCGATCTTATCGTTCCACCCAACAGGTAACCGATTTTACCAAGCACATCTTGAAGAACGGTGAAGCGGTCACCTCGTTTGCCCGGGAAGGCGAGTTACCGACAATTACTGTCGCGCCGACCGAGACGGCGGCGTTGAACCGGGTCAAGGCAGAGCTGCAGCGGAATGCGGCCGACCACGAGACCACGGCCATCATCGGTAAGGACTTAGCCGATTGTCGCCATTTGACCGAGGCCTTGAAGGCCGACGGGGTGGCGGTCACGTTGATCCAATCGGAAAATCAACGACTAGCCCCCGGCGTCATCGTGGTGCCTTCCTTCCTGGCCAAGGGGTTGGAATTTGACGCCGTGATCGTCTGGGAGGCTTCGCAGAGCCGCTACAGCGCCGACGACGAGCGGCAATTGCTCTATACGATTTGTTCGCGGGCCATGCACCGGTTAAGCTTGGTGGCCATCGAGCAGTTATCGCCGTTGTTGAGCGATGTGCCACAAGCTGAGTTCACCGTCGTACCGGCGGCAGAACGGGTCTAA